ACGAGTTGGGGGCGGTAATCGCGCTTGTCTTCCGTTACCGACACCTGTCCGGTCACTTCTAACCCCACGCCCGCGACGCGGGTTTCCGAGACGACTTTGACAGCCCCGCGGCGGGTGAACAGGTCGTAAGCCACCTTCTCGTGCTGGTTGCGGTACTGGAGGCGGGTCAAGTCGAGCGGCTCGCCGACGACGGGGCGGAGCCGGTAAACGCCGGTCGCGATGTCGAACATGAGTTGGCCGTGCTGGCAGCCGAGTTGGAGCGTTTCGAGCAGGGCCGACCCCTTCAACCCGGTCCCGGCGGCGAGCGCCTTGGTGTCGGCCGACCAGACGCCGGCGAGGTAGTCGATCACCTTCTTGAGCGCCGCGGGGGTTTCCGTCTTCCGCGGCAGGAGCAGGTCGAACCCGAGGGCTTGCGACCAGTTTGATGACGTGAAACCCGTCAGTCCGAGGGTCAGCGTCATGTCGCCGGCGCGGAACACCCAGAAGCTCGGCAACCCGCTCCCGAGTAGATAAACGTCGACCGATTCGACGAACGGCAGGAGCCGGCGGATGGTCATTAGCCGCCGCCGGCCCCAAACCCTGACGACGCGGGCGGCCGTTCCACGGAAGACGTCTGCGGTTGTCGGGATAACAGTCTCCCACGGTTCGAGGACGATCCGCGGCCGGTCGCCGGGGATCAACTCGAACCGCAGCCCGCGGCGCTTGCCCTTGGTGTCCGCGTGCATTCGCAGGTGCCGGAGCAGGTTGTACACGTCGACCGGGGCGAGGCGGACGTGGTCGAACGGGAGCGTCGCGGCCGACTGAACCTGCAGGAACCCGCGGAGCCAGGAGTCGGGCACACGGATTTGCTTCTCGATCAACTCCGGCCGCGTCTCGGTGGCGACGGATAATCCCTCCGAACCGACCGCGAGCCGTGTCTCGCGGTACCCGCGCATCTGTTGCACGCCGTCGAAAAGAGCCCGGCTGAAGTCGATGTTGGTGGTCCCGAACGCGGCATCGCCCGCGTGGTCAAAAGCGTCCTGACGGAAGGCGAGACAGGCGTACGTACTCTCGTCCTTACCGAACACCTCGAACATCACCTGATCCGGGTGAACACTGACAACGGGGTCGAGGATGCAGAACAAGAGTGGGTCGTTCCGCGCCAGCCAGGAGAAATACGCCTGCTGGGCCTGCCAGATGCTTTGCCCGGCCGTCTCGCGCTTGAGCCGGAGGTACGCGAGGTACGCGGTTCGGTCCTTCGGAACATAACGGTAATCGCTGCCGACGACGGCGTACAGCGCGGACAGGGCTTCCCGGAAACGGAGCGGGTCTTTGACGCGCGCGGCAAAGCGGACCGGCGGGCGGTCGACGTTGCCGTAGAGTTCGACGCGGGCGGCCGCCCCGGCCGTTTCGACCCGGCTGGCCCCGGCGTAAGCCAGGTGCGCAGCCGTGGCGGCCGGCTGGTTGTCGGTCGGGGGATCGAGGAGTTCGCCCGTTGACATACGTGTTTCCCTGGGAAGCCACCCTTACGCTTTGCCGGCTGTCCGCGCGGCCCGCGCCCGCTTCGACCGTCTCAGTGCCCGCCACGCCGCCTTGCGCACGTCTTCGTCGTCACCGTCGGCCTTCCCCACCTGCACCAACACCGCTTCGGCAGGTTCCGCGGCCATGACACCGAGCCCCTCGATCGCGCCGAGCCGGGTGGCCTCCGGCTTCTTCCGGTCGTTCGCGATGGCCCCAAGGGTAGCCACATCCTTGGCCGCGATCAAAGCCGGCAGGGCGACCGGTTGGTAGTGGACCTGTCCGGCCGCCGACTGCAAGAACCCGACCGCGGCACGCACTTCCTTCGCCGCCAGCAAGCGCCGAAAGCTCGGCAGGTCGGACGACAGCATTTCCAGCAGTCCCGCGGCCCGGGGCGCATCGTGGCGGGCGAGGACATCGGCCGCAATGGTCCGGGCGTCCGGGTCGGTGCCGCGGGCGACCGTTTCCAGGGCCGACAGCGCCATGGCCTTCGGTGTACCGGAAGCGAGGCACCGCACGGCTTCCAGACGCAGCGGCTTGAAAAGCGGATCATCCGGCCGCTCCGTCGCGAGGGCGACCAACTTGTCGAGCCCAGCCCCGACTCGTCCTGCCGCCCAGATCAGTCCACGGAGGCAGTCGGTCGCCCGCTCCAGGGTGTGCCGTCGCGACGGGTCGCGGACTACGGCCGCCCGGCGCTCTTGCCAGGTCGTCCACCATTTCGCGAGGGCGTCCGAAACCTTTCCCTTCGCCCCGGCGGCGGTCGTGCCGGCCCGGCCCAACAAGCGAGCGGCCAGCCGGACCGTCCCCTCGTCCGCCTCGGCGAGAGCCGCCGTGGCCTCCTTCACCGGGATGTCCGTTCGGCCGAGTAAGTTCGACTCCAGCACTTCCTGGACGGCAGGCGCGAACTTGGGAAACAGGGTTAAAATCTGAAGCGGGTCGCCGCGGGCGGAGACGACTTCGACGATCTTCTCGCCGCCGAACAGATCGTCGTCGTTCGCCCATTCCTCGGCTTCCGGGTTCTGGAGCAGAGCGTAGAACGGTTCGAGCGAGTCGCGACCCCAGAGCCGACGGGCGGCCCCGAACGCGGCAACCAGGAGATCGGTGTCGCTCTCGCGGAGCATCAGGGTCGTCAGGGCCGTGCGGTTCGCGGGCTCGTCCTTGTACCCCAGTTGTTCGACCGCAGTCTGACGGACCCAGTCGCCCAGCATGCGGTCGGCTGCCCGCTGGCGGACGAGTTGCCAGCCGGAGGCGGAATCGAACCAACGTAGACCGGCCAGCGCCCGCCGGGCGACCCCGCCGTTGCCTTTCGCCAGGCGTTCGAGCAGCCGGCCGATCTTCTCGCTCTCTGGCGATCGTTTCAAATGCCCGATCGCCTCGGCCGCCGCCTCCTGGAGCGCGTGCCCGTCTTCGCTGGCCAACCGTAATAGCACGTCCACGGCTCGGGCGTCGCCGAGTTCGCCGAGCGCGATCACGGCTCGCTCGCGGAGGCTTACGTCGTCGAGGTATTCGATGGCCGAAAGGAGAACGCTGAGCCCTTCGGCCCGGCCGGCACGGGCCAGCCCGTCGGCCGCCAGGAATTGGGTCGTCGGGTTTTTGTGTCGGAGAGCCCGGAGGAGGACTTCGGGCGCGGCGTTCCGGTGCTTCAGTCGCCAGCCGAGGGCCGCGACCGCCGTGTCTCGCAGGTCGTCATTCGGGTTCGTCGTGAGTAAGCCGAGCGGGCCGTCGACTTCGGGACTGCGGCACCACGTCGCCCCGACGATCAACTTTTGATCCAGTGTCACGATGCCGGTGGCGATCATCCGGTCGAGTAACTTCGCGAAGACGGCCGGGTGCCGCGGGTGTTGGTCTTCCTCCCATTTGCGATCCGGCCGTTCGTCCGTGGGGTCTTCGATCGCCTGGTCAAACCCGCTCACGATCAACACGGCACCGAACGCGGCGGTCCGCCACTCTTTGTTTTTGTCGGCCAGGGCGAGCATTCGGTCGGCCGTCTCGGGGCGGCGGAAGGCGGCCGCGCAGCCCGTCAGCATCCGCAAATTCGCGGTGCCGGCCGGGTCGTTTTCGAGTCGGTCGAGGAAGGCATCGGCGGCCCGCGGGTCGCCGAGTTGCGTCAGGGCCTCGACCGCCCGCTGCTGCTTGATGGGAACGTCGGCCGCCCTGAGCATTTCGACCAGGGCGTCGAACGCGGCTGCATCCTTTTTAGCGGCCAGTTCGCTCGCGGCGGCCTCGCGGACCAGCCGGTAGCGCGACTTCAATGCGGCCCGCAGGTGGTCTCGGGCGACGGCGGACTGATCGTACTCGGCGGCCAGCCACCGTATGGCTTGCTGCCGCATCGCCTCGTAAGCGGCTTGACCGGCAGCCGCGGCGACTGACACCGTCCCGCGCCGACCCGCGAGCAATTTCGCGGCTTCGATCGCCAAGTCGTCGGTTCGGGCGAGCATCACCTGCTCCAGCACCGAATCACCATCTCCCGCGGCGGCACCGGCGAGAAGTTCGAGCCCCTTCACGCCCAGATCGGTATACCCGGCTTCCAGGGCTTCGGCCCCGAGCCGCGTGCGGTCGATCCCGAGCGCGAGCAGGTGTTCAAACGCCCGGGTGCGGACCGTCAGGTTGGGATCTCCCAGCGCCTGCGTCAGGACCGGACTGGCGGCCCGACTGTACCGGGCGTCGGCCGACGCGAGCGCGAAGACGCGGTCGAGGGCGGTCTGACGAATCCGCCCGATCGCCTGGGGCGCGGCGTTACTCCCCTGCTCGCGGACTAGCCCGACATAGGCACCGAACGCGAGTTCTTTCAACTGGCCGGCCGTCACGCGCGACCCTTTCCGGGGCGGCGCCGTGGTGCGGGCTTCCGCGATTTCTCGCGCGAATCGTCGACTGAACACAGCCCACGCCTGATTCCACCCGGCTTGCTCTTTCTCGTCGAACCAGGCCAGCAGCCCGACGGCTCGGGCACGGACCCACGGTGGCCCGCCGACCAACACGGCCGCCAAAGCGTCGATCACGTCCGGGACGATCTTCCAGGCCGTTTCGCCGCCGCGGTCGTTGAGCGTCTGGACCAGGAATTCGCGGGAGGCGTCCGCGTCGGTGTAGAGTTCCAGGGCTTGCGCGCCCGTCAGGCGAACCCGCGGCGCCTTGGCGGACAAACAGGCCAGCGGGCGTTGGCCAGCCCCCGAAGCGTCCCGCGACTCGGCCAACAGGAGAATGAAGAGCGCGCGGGTGCGGATGGTTTCCTCGGTCGCGTCCAGGGCCGCACTCACCAATTGGTCGCCCGTCGCTCCCAACGCGACGGCCGCGGCAAGAACGGCCCCTATGCCAAGATCGCGAGCGAGATCGTCCCCTAGCAGTCGACCCAATACGGAACCGTCGCCGTGAATGGCTAACCCGAAGGCCGCCCGGTTTCGCACGGCCGGGTCTGCGTGTGGGAGCGCTTGCACCAAGCCGTCAGTCGCCCCCGGACGGACGGACCATGCCAATGCCTCAACGGCTGCCTTTCGAACGCGGGCGTGTTTACTGCCCACCAGCCAGCGGATAGCGGACACCGCGGTCGGGTCCGCGAGTTCGGCGAGTCCGAGTAAGGCTGCCTCGGCGTTTTCCAGCCAGGCCGCCTCGCGCTCCTTCTCGGTCGGCTCCGGGACGGTGGCCAAATCGAGCAGCGGCCGGAGGGCGGCCGGGTCGCCGTGTTTGGCCAACGCGGTCGCGGCCCGCACTTTGACATCCGGGTGTTCGTTGGCGGCGGCTTCCGTCAAAGCCGAGATGGCGTCGGCGTCGACGAGGGCCGTCAGGGCGAGTTGGCGGAGGTTCCGGTCGGGGTCGTGTAAGGCCGACGTCAGGAGTGCTTGAGATTGTTGCGTGCGGCGTTTGATGAGGGCTTCGATCGCCAGCCGCCGCGCGTCGGGGTATTTCGATGCGAGTGCCGCTTCGAGGGGAGCGAACTCCTTGGCCTTCCGGGTCGCCTGGGTGAACGCCTCGGCCCGAATGCCCGGGTCGGGGTCGTTGAAGAATTCGTGCAGCAGCGGTGTCGCCCACGGCTCGGCCGCCTGGGCCGTGACCTCCGTCAGCACCTCCCGGCGGACGTCGGCGTGGGTCGAGCGCAAGGCGAACCGGAGGGTCGGCTCGCCGCCACCGCCGACCTTGAGATTGAGGACGGCCTTCCAGGCTTCTGTCCGAACCGCCTGAGCGCCGTCGCAAAGCGCCAGAACGAGCAGGAACCAGCCCGGGGCCGAGGTGGCGTCCGGTGCCCCGGCCGGCGGATCGCCGAGCGGGCTCTTCCGAACAAACTCGACCAGCGTTTGTAACCCACGTCGGCGAACGTCTTCGGCGGCCGCCGTCAGGCCGGCGCTGGCGACTCCGAGAGGGTCTGTATCCTCGATCCTGGCTAGTGACGTATACGCGGCGTCCCGGACGGAGGCCTCCGGGTCGCCTAGCATTGACCGGAGGCGGGCGAGCGCACGCGGGTCGCCTAACGCGGCCAACCCATGGCAGACCTCGACCCGGGCGGCCGGCGCGTCATCCCGGCTGAGTTGGAGCAACAGCCCGAATGCCCGCGGGTCGCCGAGGGCGGACAGCGCCCGGGCGCCGCGGAGGCAGGTGTCGAGTGCGCGGGCCGCGGTCGCCTGAAGCGGCACGTCGAAATCGTCGGGCGTGAGGCGAGCCCGGTCCACAACGGGCACGTCGGCGATCGGCACGTCGGCCCCCGGGATCTCGCCCAGTTGCCGGTGCAATTCGGGGTCGGCTTTTCGCAGGTAATTCGCCAGATTCCAGCGGGTCAACACGGAGACGAGGAACGCGACCCGCCGGACGCCAGAGTCGTCGTCTTCGAGCCGGCGGCGGACGGCCGAGCGGACCCGCGGATCGTCCAACAACTTCCGTTCGTAGAACCGGGCGAGGGCGGTCGCCCGAACGTCCCCGTGTTTTGAGCCGAGGGCGGTCAGTCCGGCCTGCGGCGGGTCGGCCGCGAAGACCGTCGTCAGGCCGTCAATCGTGGCCTTTCGCACGTCCCACGTACCGGCGTTCAGCGCCTCGGTCAACCGGGCCAGCGCCTCGTCGTCCGCCCCGGCTCGCGGCACGAGCGCTTTCACCGCGAGAATGCCGACGTCGGGTTTACCGGTCTTTAACGCCAGGTCGATCGGTCGGAAGTCGGTGGCCCCGAGGTGGGTCTGCAAACCCTTGAACGCCTCGACGCGGACTTTCTCATCCCGGTGATTGACGGCAGTTTCGAGCGGCGCGACCGCGCGTGGGTTGCGCGACGCGGCGAGGAGTTGGGCGGCCACGAACCGGAGTTGGTGGTCGGCGTCCTTCTCCAGTTGGTTGGCGATCAGATCGAGAGAAGCGGCGTCATCCCATTTCGCCACCTCTTTCAGCACCTTCTCCCGCCGGCGGGGGTCGGTCTGCCCCAACTCGGATTTGGCCCGGTCGACAGCCCCGTATACGCGGGCAACCTGTTCCCCGAACCGACCGTCCGGCTCCAGGTCGATGAAGCGGATGGTGTTGTCGTCCGAACAGACGGCCAATCGGGGGCGGTTGTACGCGGTCACGACGGCCAGCGCGACCACGCGCCCGACGCCGCCCTCGAATTTGGCCGGCTTGACCCCGCCGACGCGGGGCCACGTTTTGAGTACGGCGTCCCATCCGCCGGTCAGGAAACGGTCACCGGACGGAGCCCAGACCATCGCGGTAACAAAGTCTTCGTGGTTATTGTCCCGCCCCTTGTCTTCCGGCTCCAGGCGCCCGCGGGCGTGGGTGGTGAGCAGCTTGTGATCGGCCCCCGCGGAAAAGAACCGCAGTTCTTCCGGCTCGAACAGAAGCGCGGTGACCGCCCCGTCGTGCAACTTCTCGCTTTCCGCGGGTTCAAACTCGGACTTGTCTTGCCCATCAAAGACGACAACGGTGCCCTTCTCGGTCCCGGCCGCGAGCCACTGACCGGTTTTGTCGGCAGCGAGGCAGGTGCCCGCTTCCGGGAGATCGAGGCTCTGGAGTTGTTCCCCATCGGTCGTTGAAATCGTCACGAGCCGCGCGCCGGTTAGCACCGCGAGACGGCCGCCCGAGACGAACACGATGGCGCGGATAGGGGCATCGAAGGGTTGACCCAGGGGTGTTGGTGCTTTGTTTCCGGCAGCCGAGTAAAGTTGTCGATCGGTCCCGGCGACGAACACCGTCTTTTCATCCGCGGCCACGACCGCGCCGCCGGTCGGAAGGGCGTGTTCGGTTAATTTCAGCGAATCCGCGTCGAGCCGGAAGAGGGCGGTCGGTTGGTCTTCGGGGTGGGCTGTGACGAATGCCAACACCCCGCCCACGCCAGCCGCGGATTGGATGTCGCCGCGGTAGGTCAAATACTTGTCGCCGGACGCCCCGACACTGCCGCCCACAGTCCCCGAAAGGAGTTGCGCTTCGAGCCCTCCCAAAGTCCCCTCGGACTCGAGCTTGGCGAGCATCTGCTGGATCTGTTGTTCGAGGACCGCTCGCCCCGCCGCGGGGAACTTGTCCAACATCGCGCGGGCGGCCTCGATCCGCTGGCGCAGGGCTTCGAGAAGTTCCGGGGTCATACTGCGGCCCCCGCTTTCAGTTCGGGATACGTGTGGCGGATGCGGGTGACGGCGACCAGACAGGCGGCCCGTTCACTGGTGCCTCGCGACCGGAGGAACTCGTCCAACAGCGGTAGAACGCCGGAAGCAAATTCCCGGTCGGACAGGGCCATGTCCCGCATGACTTCGACCGCGTCCAGCTTCGCCCGGCGCGCGGGCAACGGCTTCCCGGATACGACGCGGCCGGCGGTCCGGCTCTGTTGTTGGTCCGGCGGCGTGTCGTCGTCGGGGTCTCGTTTGGCGGGTTCCGGCGGTCCCGGCGGAAGTTCAAACAGCACCCGACGGAGGAACTGGGCCAACGTCGGTTTGCCGGCCGGCCACTGTTGCGGGCGCGGCGGGACGCCATCCCCCGAGCGGCCTCCTGTCGTTCCGCGGCCTTACGAGCGGTCGCCCCGACCTGGGGCTTCGGCGGAACCGGCGGCTTCCACTCCGGCATCACCCCGCGGTCGCGGTAGACCGCCCATAGCGCCCGAATGACGAACGCTCGCACCCGTCGGTCCGGGCTTTCCGTCAGCCGGAATAACTCCTCGGGCACACGCAACTGCGGCAGCCGACTGATTAATTCCATGCCCAGCGCCCGCGTTTCGTCGTCGGCCGACTCGCAGAAGCGGTAGACGGCGGCCGCTTCCAGCCGGGCGGGGTCGAGCCGGAACAGGCGATTCTCCGGCGCGTCGTCGGCGAGCAGTACCTTGGCCACGAACCGCCGCACGTCGGCGAACGGCAACTCGGTCATGGCGACGAGTTGGTCGATGGTCGGACTCCACCGGGCGAATTCGTACCCGGCCAGTTCCAGGGCGAACTCGCGGAGCGGCCGGCGCGACTCGGCGAACAGCGGCGCCACCCGGTCATAGGTCAGGAACGTCTGGGGAACCTCTGCCCCCGGGTCGACCGGCTTGTCGTCCAGTTTCTGACCGAGGAGCGGGTGGTGGCGACGAACATACTGTCGGGCGAACCGTCCGACCGGGGCGTCGGCCGGGCCGGGAGCGATCACGAATTCCCACAACCGCTCGCACCCCGCCAGGGACGCGTCGCCGGTAGCTTGCGGTTGCCGGCCGACGAGCATTTGCAGAAAGAGCGTTTCGGAAATGATCCTGACGTTGGCCCCGGCCTCGTTGAGTTGCTCGGCCTTGACCTGCTTCGAGCCCTTCTTCCCCTGACCGTATAGCGGCGAGCCGTCGTCGCCGATAACAAGATAATGGAGGTTCTTCGTCACCGACCCGGCGACCGCGCCGTTGGCCGCCTTCACCTTCGCCTCAGCTTCCTCGCGGGTCATGGTCGAGAGTTTGCCGGTAAAAAGGAAACTCGCTTTCTGCAAATCGACCGTCTCGCTGGTCGGGGCAGCCGCGGGGGCGGAGGGTGCCGCTTCCCGCGGGGCGAAATCGGCCGGCGTGAACGACCGGATCATCGTGTCAACGGCGAAATCGTGGTACAGCGGTTCGGTCCGGGCGACGAGCCGCATCAGCCAGTCGAATCCGAGTTCGCCCGGTGCGAACTTCCGCACGTCACCGAGCCACGCCAGAACCTGACGGGCGCGGGGCTCGTCGAACGGCAGGTCTCCCGCCCAGGTTCCATTGGCGGCGCGGAAGGCGGCCAGGTCCGGGTCGGCTTCCCAGTCCGGTTGGAAAGCCAGTGCCTTCCAGAATCCCACGCCGAGCGTTTGCGGCTTCAGTTTCCCCTCATCGACCCAACGGGCGACGACCGGCCATCCGCCCGGGAACAGGGCCAACCAGCGCAGGCCGTCGGCGGCGACGGCGTTCAGGTCGAACCGAGCCAACTCGCCGGCCGCGTATGGGATCACCCGCCGGATGATTTGGCCTTCGGTCGGCTCGAGCCGCTTCAGAAGGTTCAGGAAGTAGGCGGAGCCGAGTCGGTCCGTCGGGTGGATCTTGGGCAACAGTCCCTTGGCGAACTCGAAGGCACGCTGATTCCCGGACAACAGCCGATCGGCGAACCACGCGGGCGTCAGTTCGGCCGCCCCGAAGTACTGTGGGATGGCGGCCGCCGCGAATTTGTAGCCGTATTCCGTTTCGAGCAATTCGCCCCACGCGGCCAGGCCCACATCCTTCCGCGGGTCGCGCTCGCCGATCAGGTCCTGGGCCAACTTCCGCACCGCCTCGTGCGAGTTGTTCGCCAGCCGGACCAGTTCCGAGACCGGGAGGTCGCGGGCGTGGGTCCGGGCGTAGTTGGCGGCGTACACGCGGGCGGAATCGGCCGGAGAGTCGAGTAATCGCAGAACCGCGTCATGTAATCCGTTTGTCCGGAAGTTGCCCTGCTCGAACGTCGGCAC
This is a stretch of genomic DNA from Fimbriiglobus ruber. It encodes these proteins:
- a CDS encoding HEAT repeat domain-containing protein, which translates into the protein MTPELLEALRQRIEAARAMLDKFPAAGRAVLEQQIQQMLAKLESEGTLGGLEAQLLSGTVGGSVGASGDKYLTYRGDIQSAAGVGGVLAFVTAHPEDQPTALFRLDADSLKLTEHALPTGGAVVAADEKTVFVAGTDRQLYSAAGNKAPTPLGQPFDAPIRAIVFVSGGRLAVLTGARLVTISTTDGEQLQSLDLPEAGTCLAADKTGQWLAAGTEKGTVVVFDGQDKSEFEPAESEKLHDGAVTALLFEPEELRFFSAGADHKLLTTHARGRLEPEDKGRDNNHEDFVTAMVWAPSGDRFLTGGWDAVLKTWPRVGGVKPAKFEGGVGRVVALAVVTAYNRPRLAVCSDDNTIRFIDLEPDGRFGEQVARVYGAVDRAKSELGQTDPRRREKVLKEVAKWDDAASLDLIANQLEKDADHQLRFVAAQLLAASRNPRAVAPLETAVNHRDEKVRVEAFKGLQTHLGATDFRPIDLALKTGKPDVGILAVKALVPRAGADDEALARLTEALNAGTWDVRKATIDGLTTVFAADPPQAGLTALGSKHGDVRATALARFYERKLLDDPRVRSAVRRRLEDDDSGVRRVAFLVSVLTRWNLANYLRKADPELHRQLGEIPGADVPIADVPVVDRARLTPDDFDVPLQATAARALDTCLRGARALSALGDPRAFGLLLQLSRDDAPAARVEVCHGLAALGDPRALARLRSMLGDPEASVRDAAYTSLARIEDTDPLGVASAGLTAAAEDVRRRGLQTLVEFVRKSPLGDPPAGAPDATSAPGWFLLVLALCDGAQAVRTEAWKAVLNLKVGGGGEPTLRFALRSTHADVRREVLTEVTAQAAEPWATPLLHEFFNDPDPGIRAEAFTQATRKAKEFAPLEAALASKYPDARRLAIEALIKRRTQQSQALLTSALHDPDRNLRQLALTALVDADAISALTEAAANEHPDVKVRAATALAKHGDPAALRPLLDLATVPEPTEKEREAAWLENAEAALLGLAELADPTAVSAIRWLVGSKHARVRKAAVEALAWSVRPGATDGLVQALPHADPAVRNRAAFGLAIHGDGSVLGRLLGDDLARDLGIGAVLAAAVALGATGDQLVSAALDATEETIRTRALFILLLAESRDASGAGQRPLACLSAKAPRVRLTGAQALELYTDADASREFLVQTLNDRGGETAWKIVPDVIDALAAVLVGGPPWVRARAVGLLAWFDEKEQAGWNQAWAVFSRRFAREIAEARTTAPPRKGSRVTAGQLKELAFGAYVGLVREQGSNAAPQAIGRIRQTALDRVFALASADARYSRAASPVLTQALGDPNLTVRTRAFEHLLALGIDRTRLGAEALEAGYTDLGVKGLELLAGAAAGDGDSVLEQVMLARTDDLAIEAAKLLAGRRGTVSVAAAAGQAAYEAMRQQAIRWLAAEYDQSAVARDHLRAALKSRYRLVREAAASELAAKKDAAAFDALVEMLRAADVPIKQQRAVEALTQLGDPRAADAFLDRLENDPAGTANLRMLTGCAAAFRRPETADRMLALADKNKEWRTAAFGAVLIVSGFDQAIEDPTDERPDRKWEEDQHPRHPAVFAKLLDRMIATGIVTLDQKLIVGATWCRSPEVDGPLGLLTTNPNDDLRDTAVAALGWRLKHRNAAPEVLLRALRHKNPTTQFLAADGLARAGRAEGLSVLLSAIEYLDDVSLRERAVIALGELGDARAVDVLLRLASEDGHALQEAAAEAIGHLKRSPESEKIGRLLERLAKGNGGVARRALAGLRWFDSASGWQLVRQRAADRMLGDWVRQTAVEQLGYKDEPANRTALTTLMLRESDTDLLVAAFGAARRLWGRDSLEPFYALLQNPEAEEWANDDDLFGGEKIVEVVSARGDPLQILTLFPKFAPAVQEVLESNLLGRTDIPVKEATAALAEADEGTVRLAARLLGRAGTTAAGAKGKVSDALAKWWTTWQERRAAVVRDPSRRHTLERATDCLRGLIWAAGRVGAGLDKLVALATERPDDPLFKPLRLEAVRCLASGTPKAMALSALETVARGTDPDARTIAADVLARHDAPRAAGLLEMLSSDLPSFRRLLAAKEVRAAVGFLQSAAGQVHYQPVALPALIAAKDVATLGAIANDRKKPEATRLGAIEGLGVMAAEPAEAVLVQVGKADGDDEDVRKAAWRALRRSKRARAARTAGKA
- a CDS encoding BRCT domain-containing protein, giving the protein MAITLADVRRAWDVRDPELPRLVARLAEQDEPHKPVRSGALTFDQFLYQTRTPQFRKKSKDEQAHARIELMKTLEAPDAEVPLSDRLRLHEIILALWQTDDPFARSCLLEVIATVPLKYGPWRALKRIFKESEAVRDTEVFGALAARIDKEYAGHGAERITPQTMAYLARRAWRFLRRVGVQLPATYADTAVDFLVRYPDDTAWRNTWIANHIFFHQSKQYGKAHFHFGGRNVPSPEQLKDAAYRDLWKRSPRPLFTLLERARADAVRGFAAAALKADFRAVLRDVEPVWVVRLVGVQSKTIDEFVIWLLQNVPTFEQGNFRTNGLHDAVLRLLDSPADSARVYAANYARTHARDLPVSELVRLANNSHEAVRKLAQDLIGERDPRKDVGLAAWGELLETEYGYKFAAAAIPQYFGAAELTPAWFADRLLSGNQRAFEFAKGLLPKIHPTDRLGSAYFLNLLKRLEPTEGQIIRRVIPYAAGELARFDLNAVAADGLRWLALFPGGWPVVARWVDEGKLKPQTLGVGFWKALAFQPDWEADPDLAAFRAANGTWAGDLPFDEPRARQVLAWLGDVRKFAPGELGFDWLMRLVARTEPLYHDFAVDTMIRSFTPADFAPREAAPSAPAAAPTSETVDLQKASFLFTGKLSTMTREEAEAKVKAANGAVAGSVTKNLHYLVIGDDGSPLYGQGKKGSKQVKAEQLNEAGANVRIISETLFLQMLVGRQPQATGDASLAGCERLWEFVIAPGPADAPVGRFARQYVRRHHPLLGQKLDDKPVDPGAEVPQTFLTYDRVAPLFAESRRPLREFALELAGYEFARWSPTIDQLVAMTELPFADVRRFVAKVLLADDAPENRLFRLDPARLEAAAVYRFCESADDETRALGMELISRLPQLRVPEELFRLTESPDRRVRAFVIRALWAVYRDRGVMPEWKPPVPPKPQVGATARKAAERQEAARGMASRRARNSGRPANRRWPSSSVGCCLNFRRDRRNPPNETPTTTRRRTNNRAGPPAASYPGSRCPRAGRSWTRSKSCGTWPCPTGNLLPAFYRCWTSSSGREAPVNGPPVWSPSPASATRIPN